A single genomic interval of Candidatus Binataceae bacterium harbors:
- a CDS encoding PspA/IM30 family protein produces MLISRMISLIGGKLRRWLKSHEARDPEAVYEAAITDRVRRYHQLKNAAAGVIYMRNKLERELRSKSVELKEVDEQAGQAADMNEDQCALILIQRKHELEADCARLREELGDLTREAEEAKKNLIAFKGEIEKLKVEKVRMMARLKNAQARVRIQEALESLSYDEDVRALEEVRESIQRTLAQAGVNRELGESELGVKLDEIRRRNAETKAAAELADLKRRRRPPLAPMDIFTQAAEAANGRPHPGNGEAA; encoded by the coding sequence ATGCTTATTTCACGGATGATTAGCCTGATCGGCGGCAAACTGCGTCGCTGGCTCAAGTCGCACGAGGCGCGCGACCCCGAGGCAGTATATGAAGCTGCGATAACCGATCGCGTGCGCCGCTACCACCAACTGAAGAACGCCGCCGCCGGCGTCATCTACATGCGCAACAAGCTGGAGCGCGAGCTGCGCTCCAAGTCCGTCGAGCTCAAGGAGGTGGATGAACAGGCAGGACAGGCGGCGGACATGAACGAGGACCAGTGTGCGTTGATCCTGATCCAGCGCAAGCACGAGCTGGAAGCGGACTGCGCGCGGCTGCGCGAAGAGCTCGGCGATCTGACCCGCGAGGCCGAAGAGGCCAAGAAAAACTTGATCGCGTTCAAGGGCGAGATCGAGAAGCTCAAGGTCGAAAAAGTGCGGATGATGGCGCGGCTCAAGAACGCGCAAGCGCGGGTCAGGATTCAGGAAGCGCTCGAAAGCCTCTCATACGACGAGGACGTGCGCGCGCTCGAAGAAGTGCGCGAATCGATTCAGCGCACTCTCGCGCAGGCGGGAGTCAATCGCGAGTTGGGCGAGTCCGAACTCGGCGTGAAGCTCGATGAAATTCGCCGCCGCAACGCGGAGACCAAGGCAGCGGCAGAACTCGCGGACTTGAAGCGCCGTCGCCGTCCTCCGCTGGCGCCCATGGATATTTTTACCCAGGCCGCAGAGGCCGCCAACGGCCGGCCTCACCCGGGTAATGGCGAAGCAGCCTGA
- a CDS encoding phosphatidylglycerophosphatase A produces the protein MRSLIIFIATGAYSGFSPFAPGTAGSLVGVLVVWLAFGPLWSDSPPLALVVFVAAFAISCWIAGRAEVIFKEPDSSKIVIDEVLGMVATMYGNPLTVPWMLAGFVLFRIFDVMKPFPAGWIDRRVEGGTGVMLDDLGSAIYANILLQVARRVLVH, from the coding sequence ATGCGCTCGCTCATTATCTTTATCGCCACCGGCGCCTATAGCGGATTTTCGCCATTCGCACCCGGTACGGCAGGTTCGCTGGTGGGAGTGCTCGTGGTCTGGCTCGCCTTCGGACCGTTGTGGAGCGATTCGCCGCCGCTGGCGTTGGTCGTTTTCGTGGCCGCTTTTGCGATCTCGTGCTGGATCGCGGGACGCGCCGAAGTGATCTTCAAGGAACCGGACAGTTCCAAAATCGTGATCGACGAAGTCCTCGGAATGGTCGCAACCATGTACGGTAATCCGCTCACGGTGCCGTGGATGCTCGCGGGTTTTGTGTTGTTTCGCATCTTTGACGTGATGAAACCGTTCCCCGCCGGCTGGATCGATCGCCGGGTGGAAGGCGGCACCGGGGTGATGCTGGATGACCTGGGCTCCGCGATCTACGCGAACATACTGCTACAGGTCGCGCGACGCGTGCTGGTGCACTAG
- a CDS encoding GNAT family N-acetyltransferase, with the protein MEVRDASVDDLPGILEIFNEVITNSTAVWFDTLDDLQGRRRWFEARQARGFPIKVAVEDGSVLGYATFADFRAWHGYRHTVEHSIYVRADRRRSGIGRILLRALIERATASRAHAMVGAIEALNHASLALHADLGFKQVARMPEVGCKFGRWLDLIFVQRLLDSRMTP; encoded by the coding sequence ATGGAAGTACGCGATGCTAGCGTCGATGACCTGCCGGGAATCCTCGAGATCTTCAATGAAGTAATCACAAACTCGACCGCCGTGTGGTTCGACACCCTCGACGATCTCCAAGGCCGCCGGCGCTGGTTCGAAGCGCGCCAGGCGCGCGGATTTCCAATCAAGGTCGCAGTCGAGGATGGTAGCGTTCTCGGCTATGCAACCTTCGCTGACTTTCGGGCGTGGCACGGTTATCGTCACACGGTCGAGCATTCCATCTACGTGAGAGCCGACCGCCGGCGTTCCGGAATTGGCAGGATTCTGCTCCGCGCACTCATCGAACGAGCCACTGCATCGCGAGCACACGCGATGGTTGGTGCAATCGAAGCTTTAAACCACGCTTCGCTCGCCTTGCACGCTGACCTGGGTTTCAAGCAGGTGGCGAGAATGCCCGAGGTAGGATGCAAATTCGGCCGCTGGCTCGACCTGATCTTCGTGCAGCGCCTGCTCGATTCGCGCATGACACCGTAG
- a CDS encoding 3'(2'),5'-bisphosphate nucleotidase CysQ: MISPDGNLRRELTLARKAARAAGDILRGYWRRGDYQISSKGKDNPVTQADLEADRTLKRLLHDPFPEYGWLSEETADSEARLKCRRVWIVDPLDGTKEFIQGIPEFCVAVALVEEGHPVLGVTYNPITREMFWSARGMGCHLNTEPVRVTRTRVLHRANVLASRSETARGEWEVFHGRLKVSPTGSVAYKLALVAAGKGDATFTRSPKSEWDIASGAALLAEAGGTMTDIHGAMIRFNQRRVKVAGMIADNTVLHEQLVKIAPHPERAPE; encoded by the coding sequence ATGATTTCCCCGGATGGAAACCTGCGGCGCGAACTCACCCTGGCGCGAAAGGCAGCGCGTGCGGCCGGCGATATCCTGCGCGGCTATTGGCGCCGCGGCGACTACCAAATCAGCTCCAAGGGAAAGGACAATCCGGTAACCCAGGCCGACCTGGAAGCAGATCGCACACTCAAGCGCCTGCTGCACGATCCATTTCCTGAATACGGCTGGCTTTCCGAAGAGACCGCCGACAGCGAGGCGCGCCTTAAATGTCGGCGGGTGTGGATCGTCGATCCACTCGACGGAACCAAGGAATTCATCCAGGGCATTCCGGAATTCTGCGTGGCGGTCGCGCTGGTCGAGGAAGGCCACCCGGTATTGGGAGTTACTTACAATCCCATAACCCGCGAGATGTTCTGGTCGGCGCGCGGGATGGGTTGTCATTTGAATACCGAACCGGTGCGGGTGACGCGGACCCGCGTGCTCCATCGCGCAAACGTGCTGGCGAGCCGAAGCGAGACCGCGCGGGGCGAATGGGAAGTATTCCACGGTCGGCTCAAGGTGAGCCCAACCGGGAGCGTCGCCTACAAATTGGCGCTGGTGGCGGCCGGGAAAGGCGACGCGACCTTCACGCGTTCACCGAAGAGTGAGTGGGACATCGCATCGGGGGCCGCGCTGCTCGCGGAAGCCGGCGGCACCATGACTGACATTCACGGCGCCATGATCCGGTTTAACCAGCGTCGCGTGAAGGTGGCGGGAATGATCGCGGACAATACGGTGCTACACGAACAACTGGTAAAGATCGCGCCGCATCCGGAAAGAGCTCCCGAGTAG
- a CDS encoding MFS transporter has product MNERAKLSPYRWVIELLLLLLLTVQSLTWLAPAPILDEIKKGLGITLGSAGLIISIIALCIGIFSILGAVVIEKLGALRCLQIGVWLMALAAIASGFAGSFSVLLLCRVLEGVGFGMVIAPPGALTMEWFGESEWPYINMINFAFAYVGLTAVFRITPTLFVAVDSSWQSVLFDYGIATAGVALLWTILGRQGTTAPVPTEVENYVASESALIEVMKMRNVLLIAIGLFGGMWVFQLYTAFLPQFFRGFRGMSLAEASLLTQVLPLTGFFAVLGGGFGTALTGLRKPFTWPIAIFTLVGCFGAIELSNPTWIGLSLVLVGIGSAGSLVAITTLMMELPNMNPTRLGASLGFVWAVGYFGAFLSPVLGGKLAASIGLREVMLGFLAFQILPTVALYFLPETGPGRAGVEKAAERAVQPAVEPAKSA; this is encoded by the coding sequence GCCCCGATTCTCGACGAAATCAAGAAAGGACTCGGTATCACGCTGGGCTCCGCCGGGCTGATCATCTCGATAATAGCGCTTTGCATCGGCATCTTCTCGATCCTTGGTGCGGTCGTGATTGAGAAGCTCGGCGCGCTGCGCTGCCTCCAGATCGGCGTGTGGTTGATGGCTCTCGCCGCGATCGCAAGCGGCTTTGCCGGGAGTTTCTCCGTGCTGCTCCTCTGCCGCGTGCTGGAGGGCGTGGGATTCGGGATGGTGATAGCCCCGCCGGGCGCCCTCACCATGGAATGGTTCGGCGAATCCGAATGGCCTTACATCAACATGATAAACTTCGCGTTCGCATACGTCGGGCTGACGGCGGTCTTTCGCATCACACCGACGCTGTTCGTGGCGGTAGATTCGTCATGGCAGTCGGTGCTCTTCGACTACGGCATCGCAACCGCGGGGGTGGCGTTGTTGTGGACCATCCTGGGACGCCAGGGAACTACTGCACCAGTCCCCACCGAGGTGGAGAACTATGTCGCCAGCGAGTCCGCACTGATCGAAGTGATGAAGATGCGTAACGTGCTGCTGATCGCGATCGGTCTATTCGGCGGCATGTGGGTGTTTCAGCTGTATACCGCGTTCCTGCCGCAATTCTTCCGAGGGTTTCGCGGGATGAGCCTGGCAGAGGCCTCGTTGCTGACGCAGGTCTTGCCGCTCACCGGATTCTTCGCGGTGCTCGGAGGCGGGTTTGGGACCGCTCTTACCGGACTGCGCAAACCCTTCACCTGGCCGATCGCAATTTTTACCCTGGTCGGATGTTTCGGCGCGATCGAGCTGAGCAACCCCACGTGGATTGGCCTTTCACTGGTCCTGGTCGGAATCGGCTCGGCCGGATCGCTCGTGGCCATTACCACCCTGATGATGGAGCTCCCGAACATGAATCCCACCCGCCTAGGCGCCTCGTTGGGTTTCGTGTGGGCGGTCGGATACTTCGGGGCGTTCCTGTCGCCGGTGCTAGGCGGCAAGCTGGCCGCATCGATCGGTCTGCGCGAAGTGATGCTCGGATTCCTGGCCTTCCAAATCCTGCCGACGGTCGCACTTTACTTCTTGCCCGAAACCGGTCCGGGCAGGGCCGGCGTTGAAAAAGCCGCCGAACGCGCCGTGCAACCGGCCGTCGAACCGGCCAAATCCGCCTGA
- a CDS encoding XRE family transcriptional regulator, with protein MHRERELRGWALSELARRAAVSKSMISKVERGEASPTASLLGRLAGAFGTTMSSLLEEPACPQRLTRRSDQSLWKDPATGYLRRAICPPGAGRAEVTEVTLPAGARVAFPKEAFAFLEQQIWMMRGTLHFTEGPVVHVLRRGDHLTLGPPSDCTFENHDKHACVYLVMLVRSSRAEIR; from the coding sequence TTGCATCGCGAACGTGAGCTGCGGGGGTGGGCGCTGTCCGAGTTGGCCCGACGCGCCGCGGTTTCCAAGAGCATGATCAGCAAGGTCGAACGCGGCGAGGCCAGTCCAACCGCGAGTCTGTTGGGGCGGTTGGCCGGCGCGTTCGGGACTACGATGTCGAGCCTGCTTGAAGAACCGGCGTGCCCTCAACGCTTGACCCGCCGTAGCGATCAGTCGCTATGGAAGGACCCGGCAACCGGCTACTTGCGCCGTGCGATCTGTCCGCCGGGCGCGGGGCGAGCCGAAGTGACCGAGGTCACGCTGCCGGCCGGTGCGCGGGTGGCATTTCCAAAGGAAGCGTTCGCTTTCCTCGAGCAGCAAATCTGGATGATGCGAGGCACTCTGCATTTCACCGAAGGCCCTGTCGTCCATGTGTTACGGCGGGGAGACCACCTGACGCTCGGGCCACCCTCCGACTGCACCTTCGAAAACCATGACAAGCACGCTTGCGTTTACCTGGTTATGCTGGTGCGGTCTTCACGCGCAGAAATCCGCTGA
- a CDS encoding sigma-54 dependent transcriptional regulator, with translation MKGRLLIVDDERGIVIALKGLFTKEGYEVETSESGEQALERVKAGLFHVIITDLSMKGMSGLDLLRQVHELDPQCAVLMITAYGNQRIAVEAMKAGAEDYLPKPFDNDELRLKVRKVMETQLLRRAHDQLLERVRLETGTFENMIGRSAAMVRVYETIEKVAPTDVTVLVRGESGTGKELVARAIHFRSPRARAAFIAVNCAAFSRELVESELFGHEKGAFTGAVARREGKFEAADGGTLFLDEIGDMGLETQAKLLRVLQEKQFERIGGNQPLAVDVRIIAATNQDLEAMVKQGRFREDLYYRIKVVEVRLPALRERREDIPLMVQHFIREACKRYEKPEKQLTAEAMRACIAQQWKGNARSLKAAIDQAVILSSGNEITPADLLSGSEVEAASNHAAAVPAALDHEVDETSVAGSNGMTFREAKEKFVGDWERAFFVRALRGTGGNISRAAERTGMYRQSFQQKMKELGITVAELGLKSDED, from the coding sequence ATGAAGGGCCGGCTACTCATTGTCGACGACGAGCGCGGAATCGTCATCGCGCTTAAAGGCCTCTTCACCAAAGAAGGCTACGAGGTCGAAACTTCCGAGTCGGGAGAACAAGCGCTGGAAAGGGTCAAGGCTGGTCTGTTTCACGTGATCATCACCGATCTTTCCATGAAGGGGATGAGTGGCCTGGACCTGTTGCGCCAGGTGCACGAATTGGATCCGCAGTGCGCGGTCCTGATGATCACGGCATACGGCAATCAGCGGATCGCGGTAGAGGCGATGAAGGCGGGGGCCGAGGACTACCTGCCCAAGCCGTTCGACAACGACGAGCTGCGCCTCAAGGTCCGCAAGGTAATGGAGACGCAGCTCCTTCGGCGCGCCCACGACCAACTGCTGGAACGCGTGCGCCTGGAGACTGGCACCTTCGAGAACATGATCGGCCGCTCCGCGGCGATGGTGCGGGTTTACGAGACTATCGAAAAGGTCGCGCCCACCGACGTAACCGTGCTGGTGCGCGGCGAGTCGGGCACCGGCAAGGAACTAGTCGCGCGCGCGATTCATTTTCGCAGCCCCCGCGCGCGCGCCGCGTTTATCGCGGTCAATTGCGCCGCGTTCTCGCGCGAGTTGGTCGAAAGCGAACTGTTCGGCCATGAGAAGGGCGCGTTCACCGGCGCCGTCGCCCGGCGCGAGGGCAAGTTCGAAGCGGCGGACGGCGGCACGCTGTTTCTCGATGAAATCGGTGACATGGGCCTGGAGACGCAGGCCAAGCTGCTGCGCGTGCTACAGGAAAAGCAGTTCGAGCGCATCGGAGGAAATCAGCCGCTGGCGGTCGATGTGCGCATAATCGCCGCGACCAACCAGGACCTCGAAGCAATGGTTAAGCAGGGGCGGTTCCGCGAGGACCTTTACTATCGCATCAAGGTGGTCGAGGTCCGACTGCCCGCATTGCGCGAGCGCCGCGAAGACATTCCGCTGATGGTCCAGCATTTTATCCGCGAGGCCTGCAAGCGTTACGAGAAACCCGAGAAGCAACTGACCGCGGAGGCCATGCGTGCCTGCATTGCGCAGCAGTGGAAGGGCAACGCCCGCTCCCTCAAGGCCGCGATCGACCAGGCGGTGATCCTGTCTTCGGGCAACGAGATCACGCCGGCGGACCTGCTTTCGGGGTCGGAGGTGGAAGCGGCGAGTAATCACGCCGCCGCGGTGCCGGCGGCGCTCGACCATGAAGTTGATGAGACGTCGGTGGCAGGGTCGAACGGGATGACCTTTCGCGAGGCGAAGGAGAAATTTGTCGGCGACTGGGAGCGCGCATTTTTTGTCCGCGCGCTCCGTGGCACCGGCGGCAATATTTCGCGGGCGGCGGAACGGACCGGGATGTACCGGCAGAGCTTCCAGCAAAAGATGAAGGAGCTCGGGATCACGGTGGCGGAGCTGGGGCTCAAATCCGACGAGGACTGA
- the speY gene encoding deoxyhypusine synthase: MAARMARPRLAGAEINPRGVRGDMTAAELIDTAFLAYNGRKLRDACRLFAERMLEPDVVVGMSVTGALTPAGLGMSCLIPLIENGFVDWMVSTGANLYHDTHFGIGLKMYQGSAEADDVALRNAGVVRIYDIFFDYRVLLSTDTFFREIARLEEFQRPMSTAEFHYRAGRYVAERERILKLKRRSLLAAAYEYGLPIYTSSPGDSSIGMNLALLEMEGHGLRIDPLADVNETASIVYAAKQSGGRSAVFILGGGSPKNFVLQTEPQIQEVMGVAEKGHDYFLQVTDARPDTGGLSGATPSEAVSWGKIDPNRLPDTVVCYVDSTVALPLITAYALARRKRRKPRRLYDRRGEMMNTLASAYEKVRKRRLKRGES, from the coding sequence ATGGCAGCAAGAATGGCACGGCCGCGCCTGGCCGGCGCGGAAATAAATCCACGCGGGGTGCGCGGCGACATGACCGCGGCAGAGCTGATCGATACCGCGTTTCTCGCCTACAACGGCCGTAAGCTGCGCGACGCGTGCCGGCTGTTCGCGGAGCGCATGCTCGAACCCGACGTGGTGGTCGGGATGAGCGTGACCGGCGCGCTGACGCCCGCGGGTCTCGGGATGTCGTGCCTGATTCCGCTGATTGAGAACGGCTTCGTCGACTGGATGGTCTCGACCGGCGCGAACCTCTACCACGATACCCACTTCGGAATCGGGCTCAAGATGTACCAGGGCTCGGCCGAGGCCGACGATGTGGCGCTGCGCAATGCGGGCGTGGTGCGAATCTACGACATCTTTTTCGACTACCGCGTGCTGCTCTCGACCGACACTTTTTTTCGGGAAATCGCTCGGCTCGAGGAATTTCAGCGTCCGATGAGTACGGCCGAATTCCACTATCGGGCCGGAAGGTACGTTGCCGAGCGCGAGCGGATCTTAAAGCTCAAGCGCCGTTCGCTTCTGGCGGCGGCGTATGAATATGGACTGCCGATCTACACCTCGTCGCCGGGAGATTCTTCGATTGGCATGAACCTGGCGCTGCTGGAGATGGAAGGTCACGGCCTGCGGATCGACCCGCTGGCCGATGTGAATGAAACCGCGTCGATAGTCTACGCGGCCAAGCAAAGCGGCGGCAGGAGCGCGGTGTTTATTCTGGGGGGCGGCTCGCCCAAAAATTTCGTTCTCCAGACTGAACCCCAGATCCAGGAAGTCATGGGCGTCGCCGAAAAAGGTCACGATTATTTCCTGCAGGTGACCGATGCACGCCCGGACACGGGCGGACTCTCCGGTGCGACCCCGTCGGAGGCGGTCAGCTGGGGCAAGATCGATCCCAATCGTCTGCCGGACACGGTGGTCTGTTACGTGGATTCCACCGTGGCACTCCCGCTCATTACCGCCTACGCCCTGGCCCGCCGAAAGCGGCGCAAGCCGCGGCGACTCTACGACCGGCGCGGGGAGATGATGAACACGCTGGCTTCCGCCTACGAGAAGGTGCGCAAGAGGCGCCTCAAACGGGGCGAGAGTTGA
- a CDS encoding isoprenylcysteine carboxylmethyltransferase family protein → MNDTSDLTTESRGGWKIHPPLFAAVLLAGTLILHALFEHGEVAAHQLLGLLLVAGGIGVSFFAAALFQARDTTKNPYREPSRFVVERPYTLTRNPMYLGITLALLGFAVFFSSVVMMLAPIGFFVALDQLVIPNEEAAMERLFGSQYLDYKTRVRRWL, encoded by the coding sequence ATGAATGACACTTCGGATCTGACCACTGAATCACGCGGCGGCTGGAAAATTCACCCGCCCTTGTTTGCGGCGGTGCTGCTGGCCGGGACCCTGATCCTGCACGCGCTGTTTGAACACGGCGAGGTCGCCGCGCATCAGCTGCTGGGCCTCCTGCTGGTGGCTGGTGGAATTGGCGTTTCCTTCTTCGCCGCGGCACTGTTCCAGGCTCGCGACACCACCAAGAACCCCTACCGCGAACCATCGCGATTCGTGGTGGAGCGGCCCTACACGCTTACGCGCAATCCGATGTATCTGGGAATTACGCTTGCGCTGCTCGGGTTTGCGGTCTTCTTCAGTTCGGTCGTGATGATGCTGGCGCCGATCGGATTTTTCGTCGCGCTGGATCAGCTGGTTATTCCGAACGAGGAAGCGGCGATGGAGCGCCTCTTCGGCTCGCAATACCTCGACTACAAGACCCGGGTGAGGCGCTGGCTCTGA
- a CDS encoding competence/damage-inducible protein A — translation MIERAAILSTGDEIMTGKVVDTNSNYLADKLVENGVDLVAVLTTGDVPDRLQWAWRTAIAMSDVVISTGGIGPTVDDLTTETVARIAGVKLVRDQASVDHMKRLFATINRVMPENNLKQADFPDGAEIIPNPLGTAPGFRLPITLAGHSSQLIVLPGVPREMKPMMENWVIPWIQKNRGTDKVIAMRIFQTFGMSESALDQAVAGLIKADEARVGLRASFPQISLRLTVEGKPGEAERKLEELAQRVRGKISEFLFAEGEITMEEVVGRLLIEKKIKLAVAESCTGGLIGHRLTNVPGSSNYLIGDLVTYSNEMKTELLGVSETTLRTVGAVSEECVREMAVGARRRTGAEVAIATSGVAGPDGGTPDKPVGTICLGLDSERGQISRRYQFRGTRDWIKLLTSQVALDWIRRYALDLQIAESALFRR, via the coding sequence ATGATCGAACGGGCCGCAATTCTCTCGACCGGCGACGAAATCATGACCGGCAAAGTCGTCGACACCAATTCCAACTACTTGGCCGACAAGCTGGTCGAAAATGGCGTTGACCTGGTGGCCGTGCTCACAACGGGCGATGTGCCCGATCGCCTGCAATGGGCCTGGCGCACCGCAATCGCGATGAGCGACGTCGTTATCTCTACCGGCGGAATCGGTCCGACCGTGGATGACCTCACCACCGAGACGGTCGCCCGCATCGCGGGCGTCAAACTGGTGCGCGACCAGGCCTCGGTCGACCATATGAAGCGGTTGTTCGCCACTATCAACCGCGTGATGCCCGAGAACAACCTCAAGCAGGCCGATTTTCCCGACGGTGCGGAGATCATCCCGAATCCCCTCGGCACCGCGCCCGGCTTTCGACTGCCGATCACGCTCGCCGGCCACAGCTCCCAGCTCATCGTGCTGCCGGGTGTGCCGCGCGAGATGAAGCCGATGATGGAGAACTGGGTCATCCCGTGGATTCAGAAAAATCGCGGCACCGACAAGGTCATCGCCATGCGAATTTTCCAGACCTTCGGAATGAGCGAGTCGGCGCTCGATCAAGCGGTCGCGGGCCTGATCAAGGCCGACGAGGCGCGAGTCGGCTTGCGCGCGAGCTTTCCGCAGATCTCGCTGCGCCTGACCGTCGAGGGCAAGCCCGGAGAGGCCGAGCGCAAGCTCGAGGAACTGGCGCAGCGGGTGCGCGGCAAGATCTCCGAATTCCTGTTCGCCGAGGGCGAAATCACCATGGAGGAAGTAGTCGGGCGGCTGCTGATCGAAAAGAAAATCAAGCTTGCGGTTGCAGAGTCGTGCACCGGCGGTCTGATCGGCCATCGACTGACCAACGTTCCAGGCAGCTCGAATTATCTGATCGGCGACCTGGTGACCTACTCCAACGAGATGAAAACCGAGCTGCTCGGCGTGTCGGAGACCACCCTGCGTACGGTGGGCGCGGTGAGCGAGGAATGCGTGCGCGAGATGGCGGTGGGCGCGCGCAGGCGCACCGGCGCCGAGGTGGCAATCGCCACCTCAGGAGTGGCAGGCCCCGATGGTGGCACGCCGGACAAGCCCGTCGGTACGATCTGTCTTGGACTCGATTCCGAGCGCGGACAGATCTCGCGCCGCTACCAGTTCCGCGGCACTCGCGATTGGATCAAGCTGCTCACTTCGCAGGTCGCCCTGGACTGGATCCGCCGCTACGCTCTGGATCTGCAAATCGCGGAATCCGCCCTCTTCCGCCGGTGA
- a CDS encoding cytidylate kinase family protein: MAVIAISQQVGSRGIELGRLTAEQLGWRFKTGQELIAEAARRFGVSEDQLLVFDLRTPHFWERLRSESHRYLAYIRAVLLKELAHDSIVVAGRALAHLTPPLRYALRVRVVSPMAERIKCTEQEERLSAASAEKHVREVDRETKARSQTLSGVDVDDPTLYDVIVNSSAQPLGAIARLLANAAAEINAAADAAARSALSDAAIAGEVHAALLAHPKIRDAQISVACRAGTVSLSGPGLVAPWDELVCGVARTIDGVTAVEVGAEQPPMPYPTA, translated from the coding sequence ATGGCGGTCATCGCGATAAGCCAACAAGTCGGAAGCCGCGGCATCGAGTTGGGACGCCTGACAGCGGAGCAGCTCGGATGGCGCTTTAAGACCGGACAGGAACTGATTGCGGAGGCGGCTCGCCGCTTCGGCGTGAGCGAAGACCAGCTGCTGGTGTTCGATTTGCGCACGCCCCACTTCTGGGAGCGGCTGCGCAGCGAAAGCCATCGCTACCTTGCCTACATTCGCGCCGTCTTGCTCAAGGAACTCGCGCACGATTCGATCGTCGTCGCCGGGCGCGCGCTCGCCCATCTGACTCCGCCGCTTCGCTATGCGCTGCGGGTTCGGGTGGTCAGCCCGATGGCTGAGCGAATCAAGTGTACCGAGCAGGAAGAACGGCTCTCGGCGGCCAGCGCGGAGAAACACGTGCGCGAGGTCGATCGCGAAACCAAGGCGCGCAGCCAGACCTTGTCTGGCGTCGATGTCGACGACCCTACCCTCTATGACGTGATCGTGAATTCTTCCGCGCAGCCGCTCGGCGCGATAGCACGACTGCTGGCCAATGCTGCGGCCGAGATCAATGCGGCTGCGGATGCTGCGGCGCGCTCGGCCCTGAGCGATGCGGCCATCGCCGGTGAAGTTCACGCCGCGCTATTGGCACATCCGAAGATTCGCGACGCGCAGATCTCAGTGGCGTGCCGCGCCGGCACCGTATCGCTCAGCGGCCCCGGCCTGGTTGCGCCCTGGGACGAACTAGTCTGCGGCGTGGCCCGCACCATCGACGGGGTAACCGCGGTAGAGGTAGGTGCCGAACAACCTCCCATGCCATACCCCACAGCGTGA